A genomic segment from Chlorogloeopsis sp. ULAP01 encodes:
- a CDS encoding ParA family protein, with protein sequence MSSTKIIATFNQSGGAAKTTITHNLGYHLAKKHRVLLVDMDPQASLTAFMGLGEVKLETEQTIYGAIAEETPLYIWEKPIHGMHLVPTNIQLAGTEQKIFHDLTIDNRQRLKFALSNVLDQYDYILIDCPPSLGILSIMSLVAASHVIIPVETQYKCYLGTNQLLETIARLKKGGHQKLQIACIIPTKYDNRNLQDTGILEEIKQQVEGRIHVTAPIPKSTAFPDATQAHLPLALHKKNHPAVSILEEITKYIIQL encoded by the coding sequence TCAGGTGGTGCGGCTAAGACGACAATTACACACAATCTTGGATACCACCTTGCTAAAAAACACCGTGTACTGCTTGTGGATATGGACCCACAGGCATCGCTAACAGCCTTTATGGGATTAGGGGAAGTCAAGCTTGAAACCGAGCAAACTATTTATGGTGCGATCGCTGAAGAAACTCCTCTTTATATATGGGAAAAACCAATTCACGGAATGCACCTTGTACCAACAAATATCCAATTAGCAGGTACGGAGCAAAAAATTTTCCATGACCTGACCATCGACAACCGCCAACGGCTCAAATTTGCGCTTTCAAATGTACTTGACCAGTATGATTATATTTTGATTGATTGTCCGCCTTCTCTAGGAATCCTAAGCATTATGAGCTTAGTAGCTGCTTCACACGTTATTATTCCTGTTGAAACGCAATATAAGTGCTATCTTGGCACCAACCAACTGCTAGAAACAATTGCCCGACTCAAAAAAGGAGGACACCAAAAATTACAAATTGCCTGTATAATTCCAACCAAATACGATAATCGTAATCTTCAAGACACAGGAATACTGGAAGAAATTAAACAACAGGTTGAAGGACGGATACACGTTACTGCCCCCATTCCTAAATCAACAGCTTTTCCTGACGCAACCCAGGCACATCTACCACTTGCACTCCACAAAAAAAACCACCCCGCAGTTAGCATACTCGAAGAAATTACAAAATACATCATTCAACTATGA